The following are from one region of the Bos mutus isolate GX-2022 chromosome 18, NWIPB_WYAK_1.1, whole genome shotgun sequence genome:
- the LOC138991764 gene encoding phospholipase A2 inhibitor and Ly6/PLAUR domain-containing protein-like isoform X1 — translation MNPENYMGSKRRCCQKDGCNQDPLPAFVRNHTENGLRCPSCIAAFTETCTATAEALCVGEETHCVAVSGLMWPAGDKFAVQGCGTKTACHSKPGTLVPSGARLFTINRTSCL, via the exons ATGAACCCTGAGAACTACATGGGCTCCAAGAGGCGCTGCTGCCAGAAGGATGGCTGCAACCAGGACCCCCTGCCCG CGTTCGTGAGAAACCATACAGAGAATGGCCTTCGGTGTCCTTCCTGCATCGCTGCCTTTACGGAAACATGCACTGCAACTGCGGAAGCACTCTGCGTTGGCGAGGAAACCCACTGTGTCGCTGTGTCTGGCCTCATGTGGCCTG CAGGTGACAAATTTGCCGTCCAGGGCTGTGGTACCAAGACCGCCTGCCACAGCAAGCCCGGGACCCTGGTGCCCTCAGGCGCTCGTTTGTTCACCATCAACAGGACCAGCTGTCTTTGA
- the LOC138991764 gene encoding phospholipase A2 inhibitor and Ly6/PLAUR domain-containing protein-like isoform X2, whose translation MNPENYMGSKRRCCQKDGCNQDPLPAFVRNHTENGLRCPSCIAAFTETCTATAEALCVGEETHCVAVSGLMWPGDKFAVQGCGTKTACHSKPGTLVPSGARLFTINRTSCL comes from the exons ATGAACCCTGAGAACTACATGGGCTCCAAGAGGCGCTGCTGCCAGAAGGATGGCTGCAACCAGGACCCCCTGCCCG CGTTCGTGAGAAACCATACAGAGAATGGCCTTCGGTGTCCTTCCTGCATCGCTGCCTTTACGGAAACATGCACTGCAACTGCGGAAGCACTCTGCGTTGGCGAGGAAACCCACTGTGTCGCTGTGTCTGGCCTCATGTGGCCTG GTGACAAATTTGCCGTCCAGGGCTGTGGTACCAAGACCGCCTGCCACAGCAAGCCCGGGACCCTGGTGCCCTCAGGCGCTCGTTTGTTCACCATCAACAGGACCAGCTGTCTTTGA